The following coding sequences lie in one Arachis ipaensis cultivar K30076 chromosome B05, Araip1.1, whole genome shotgun sequence genomic window:
- the LOC107641720 gene encoding heavy metal-associated isoprenylated plant protein 39-like — protein MKLSDEMKLLILNVNLHDEKAKQKAMKVVSSIKGIESIAMEMKEKKMTVVGDFDAVKVVITLRKVCHTDIVSLGPTNNKKDEGSNEKGKKDGDDKNNKEDDSIAELVKLYKTYNPHMTMYYNVHSLEDNPNACILL, from the exons ATGAAGCTGAGTGACGAAATGAAG TTATTGATTCTAAATGTGAACTTGCATGATGAGAAAGCAAAGCAGAAGGCCATGAAAGTGGTTTCTAGCATTAAAG GAATTGAGTCAATAGCGATGGagatgaaggagaagaaaatgacGGTGGTTGGTGATTTTGACGCAGTCAAAGTGGTAATCACATTAAGAAAGGTATGTCACACAGATATAGTGTCACTTGGACCGACAAATAATAAGAAGGATGAGGGCAGTaatgaaaaagggaagaaagatgGTGATGACAAGAATAACAAGGAAGATGATTCAATTGCGGAGCTTGTTAAGCTATACAAAACCTACAATCCCCACATGACCATGTACTATAACGTTCACAGTCTCGAAGACAATCCAAATGCTTGTATCCTTCTTTAA
- the LOC107640239 gene encoding DNA repair protein recA homolog 3, mitochondrial-like, translating to MEIYGPEASGKTTLTLHVISEAQKQGGYCVFVDAEHALDKTLAESIGVNTGNLLLSQPNCGEQALSLVDTLIRCWWKAWLWSGCWRFWRWCSNKLKRSLNAFDICPFLLLDGNSRFLSENWMFHLLFYIHFVIYVLKILN from the exons ATGGAAATATATGGTCCAGAGGCTTCTGGAAAAACAACTCTTACTTTACATGTGATTTCAGAGGCACAGAAGCAAGGAG GCTACTGTGTATTTGTTGATGCTGAGCATGCTCTCGATAAGACACTTGCAGAATCCATTGGTGTGAATACTGGAAACTTGTTGCTTTCACAACCAAATTGTGGTGAACAAGCACTTAGTCTTGTGGATACCTTAATCA GGTGCTGGTGGAAGGCCTGGCTTTGGTCGGGGTGCTGGCGGTTTTGGAGGTGGTGCTCCAACAAGCTCAAACGCTCCTTAAATGCTTTTGACATTTGTCCTTTTTTGCTGTTAGATGGCAATAGTAGGTTTCTATCCGAAAATTGGATGTTTCATCTGTTATTTTATATACATTTCGTTATTTATGTACTCAAGATTTTGAATTGA
- the LOC107643092 gene encoding mitogen-activated protein kinase homolog MMK2 — MARKEKESIGSAGADEGNITGVRTHGGRYVKYNLYGKFFELPAKYVPPIRPIGRGAYGLVCAAVDSETREEVAIKKIADAFDSLTNAKRTLREILLLRHMDHENIIAIKDIIRPPKKDTFNDIYIVSDLMDIDLYHVLRSDQPLNHDHSQYFLYQLLRGLKYVHSANVLHRDLKPSNILLNANCDLKIADFGLARTTSETDFMTEYVVTRWYRAPELLLNCSDYTAAIDVWSVGCIFGEIMTREPLFPGKDYVHQLRLITELIGSPDDASLGFLRSENAKRYVRQLPQCRKQKFSARFPNMSADALDLLEKMLIFDPHKRITVDEALSHPYLSSLHDINDEPVGPRPFSFDFEHPSYTVEHMKELIWREAVKFNPDPPGP, encoded by the exons ATGGCGAGGAAAGAGAAAGAGTCAATTGGAAGTGCCGGTGCCGATGAGGGTAACATTACGGGGGTTCGCACTCACGGAGGTCGCTACGTCAAGTACAATCTGTACGGAAAATTCTTCGAACTTCCCGCCAAATATGTACCTCCTATTCGCCCCATTGGTCGAGGCGCTTATGGCCTCGTCTG TGCTGCTGTTGATTCAGAGACTCGGGAAGAAGTTGCCATCAAGAAGATTGCTGATGCCTTTGACAGTCTTACCAATGCCAAGAGGACTTTGAGGGAGATTCTTCTTCTTCGCCACATGGACCACGAAAAT ATCATCGCCATTAAGGATATCATTCGACCTCCTAAGAAGGACACCTTCAACGATATCTACATTGTCTCTGACTTGATGGACATTGATCTGTACCACGTTCTTCGTTCTGATCAACCTCTTAACCATGACCACTCTCAG TACTTTTTATACCAGCTCTTACGGGGACTGAAATATGTGCATTCCGCTAATGTCTTGCATCGTGATCTTAAGCCTAGTAATATACTTCTCAATGCAAATTGTGACCTTAAAATTGCAGACTTTGGCCTCGCAAGGACAACATCCGAAACCGATTTCATGACTGAATATGTTGTCACCCGATGGTACCGTGCCCCTGAATTACTCCTTAACTGTTCTGATTACACTGCCGCAATTGATGTGTGGTCTGTTGGTTGCATATTTGGTGAAATTATGACTAGAGAACCTTTGTTCCCCGGGAAAGATTATGTTCATCAATTAAGGCTTATAACAGAG TTAATAGGTTCACCTGATGATGCCAGCCTTGGATTTCTCCGAAGTGAAAATGCCAAAAGGTATGTTAGACAGCTTCCGCAATGTAGGAAGCAAAAATTCTCTGCCAGATTCCCTAATATGTCTGCGGATGCATTGGACTTGCTAGAAAAAATGCTTATATTTGATCCCCACAAACGCATCACAG TTGATGAGGCACTTAGTCACCCATATCTTTCATCACTTCATGACATAAATGATGAGCCAGTTGGTCCTAGGCCATTCAGCTTTGATTTTGAGCACCCATCATACACCGTAGAGCACATGAAGGAGCTTATATGGAGGGAAGCAGTGAAGTTCAATCCAGATCCTCCAGGTCCTTAG